Proteins from one Setaria italica strain Yugu1 chromosome V, Setaria_italica_v2.0, whole genome shotgun sequence genomic window:
- the LOC101765981 gene encoding uncharacterized protein LOC101765981 — translation MPLLAVASSTRAAAVRPPRASAASGEAAASEAAGRRPVKVILPKKKPQKWSTGMEPGEYGGGPATIKPRKYWWGKEDRDPVGNTDDFIWNKDFLPHMERVIANGGAAAEPTITRRSPVDEEESGFLSINRAMSLDSVEVDLSKELQAPTRPILQTQVEAARRGRAIGAEAVNGATSARWRLVPTRREQAKWDRAAKAATGGSDVILRESKSRVQQGDPKELAARAREDYLKLKQRLQLLTLGIGGVGVVSAYVSYSPEIAVSFGAGLIGSLVYLRMLGTSVDSLAGGTGETVKSAAAQPRLLIPVVLVMMYNRWNGILVPDYGFMHLELIPMLVGFFTYKIATFAQAIQDSIPAVEKREV, via the exons ATGCCgctgctcgccgtcgcctcctccacccgcgccgcggcggtgcggccgccgcgcgcctcggcggcctcgggcgaggcggcagCGTCGGAGGCCGCGGGGCGGAGGCCTGTGAAGGTGATCCTGCCGAAGAAGAAGCCGCAGAAGTGGTCGACGGGAATGGAGCCCGGGGAGtacggcggcgggccggccacCATCAAGCCGCGCAAGTACTGGTGGGGGAAGGAGGACCGCGACCCCGTGGGCAACACCGACGACTTCATCTGGAACAAGGACTTCCTCCCCCACATGGAGCGCGTCATCGCCAACGGCGGCGCTGCCGCGGAACCCACAATCACCCGCCGTTCCCCG gtggacgaggaggagtcAGGATTTCTGAGCATCAACCGTGCCATGAGCCTTGACAG TGTGGAGGTTGACCTGAGCAAGGAGCTTCAAGCGCCGACCAGGCCAATCCTTCAAACGCAGGTTGAGGCTGCCAGGAGAGGCCGGGCCATTGGTGCTGAG GCTGTGAATGGTGCCACCTCTGCAAGATGGAGGCTAGTCCCGACTCGCCGGGAGCAGGCTAAGTGGGACAGAGCAGCCAAGGCAGCTACTGGTGGCAGC GATGTTATACTAAGGGAGTCCAAGTCAAGAGTGCAGCAAGGGGACCCTAAGGAATTGGCAGCTAGGGCCAGAGAGGACTACCTAAAG TTGAAACAAAGATTGCAGCTGCTCACTTTAGGCATTGGTGGTGTTGGTGTAGTCTCTGCTTATGTTTCATACTCTCCTGAAATTGCTGTTAG CTTTGGTGCAGGGTTGATTGGATCATTGGTGTACCTCCGCATGCTTGGAACCAGCGTAGATTCCCTAGCTGGTGGGACTGGAGAAACTGTCAA GAGTGCTGCTGCACAACCAAGATTGCTTATTCCAGTGGTACTTGTGATGATGTATAACAGATGGAATGG GATATTAGTTCCAGACTATGGCTTCATGCACCTGGAGTTGATACCAATGCTTGTTGGATTTTTTACCTACAAGATTGCTACATTCGCTCAAGCAATTCAAGATTCGATACCTGCAGTTGAAAAACGTGAAGTTTGA
- the LOC101766942 gene encoding uncharacterized protein LOC101766942 isoform X2 — MRIRDLYFPSLGMEVQVVDLSSDSEDEVSAHSPQHKRPARQAWTGADREGGGGGVDSLSRQEGAARSLRQPSDVAKKGKEKVGDGESAWAAGPPKLRGESLRDVRGVVGAGTDPWSELVSKRKAGDDGDVGAGCWGGWGDWGDQLRNSVTLLPQGSESKEYHNGSAAAGDRWKGILGARPADPSNTPGYPWDAGKRENGVGMFTEGSLANREVSACDDFIMEDSSSTWLSRIKGLNFPLPDEHQLRTRQIEDDEVFARKLQEQLNQEQPGSQHSESVDMTIAWTLHEQDAEHARFAAREGQSSSSQRDRSMAHLYSFGRHSPVQSSASWAPNRTPIPVSSRSLPRNTNCPQAAQRDMLISQLTRGCFREDMDLETRMAVLDSLAEAFDNCGDTFSPDSDDNYHRGASDDQINSLPLSLVEGDSCSDEPCPICLDCPAAGDCLRHLPCMHKFHKECIDRWLGMRISCPVCKSTVFSQ; from the exons ATGCGGATTCGGGATTTGTATTTTCCCTCGCTG GGGATGGAGGTGCAGGTGGTGGACTTGTCATCGGACTCCGAGGACGAGGTGTCGGCGCACTCGCCTCAGCACAAGCGTCCCGCGCGTCAGGCGTGGACAGGTGCTGATCGcgagggtggaggcggcggcgtggacaGCCTCTCCAGGCAAGAGGGTGCGGCGAGGTCGCTGCGTCAGCCCAGCGACGTGGCgaagaaagggaaggagaaggTTGGCGACGGGGAGAGCGCGTGGGCGGCGGGGCCTCCTAAGCTCCGTGGAGAATCGCTCCGTGATGTTCGTGGCGTCGTGGGAGCTGGGACGGATCCTTGGAGTGAACTGGTGAGCAAGCGCAAGGCTGGAGACGATGGAGATGTTGGAGCTGGGTGTTGGGGTGGTTGGGGTGATTGGGGTGATCAGCTTCGCAACTCGGTCACTTTGCTGCCACAAGGATCAGAGAGCAAGGAGTATCACAATGGTTCTGCTGCAGCAGGTGATCGCTGGAAGGGTATTCTTGGTGCAAGACCTGCTGATCCTTCCAACACACCGGGGTACCCGTGGGATGCTGGCAAGAGAGAAAATGGGGTTGGGATGTTCACTGAAGGCTCTCTAGCTAATCGTGAAGTTTCTGCATGTGATGATTTTATTATGGAAGATAGTAGCTCAACATGGCTTTCGAGGATCAAAGGGCTGAACTTTCCTCTTCCTGATGAGCATCAGTTGAGAACCAGGCAAATTGAGGATGATGAGGTGTTTGCCCGCAAGCTTCAGGAGCAGCTCAATCAGGAACAGCCAGGCTCTCAGCATTCTGAATCG GTTGATATGACAATAGCCTGGACATTACATGAGCAAGATGCTGAGCATGCCAGATTTGCTGCAAGAGAAGGGCAGTCTAGTTCT AGCCAGAGGGACAGATCAATGGCACACTTGTATTCATTTGGCCGGCACTCACCTGTTCAAAGTTCTGCTTCTTGGGCACCCAATCGTACTCCAATTCCAGTGTCAAGCAGAAGTTTGCCAAGAAACACTAACTGCCCGCAAGCGGCACAACGCGAT ATGCTTATCTCTCAGTTGACCAGGGGATGCTTCAGAGAAGACATGGATCTAGAAACG AGAATGGCTGTACTGGACTCACTTGCTGAAGCATTTGATAACTGTGGGGATACATTTTCTCCAGATTCTGATGA CAACTATCACAGAGGTGCTTCTGATGATCAAATAAACAGCCTGCCACTGTCACTAGTTGAG GGTGATAGTTGCTCCGATGAACCCTGTCCTATATGCTTGGACTGTCCTGCTGCTGGTGACTGCCTCCGGCATCTGCCATGCATGCACAAGTTTCACAAAGAG TGCATCGACAGGTGGCTCGGGATGAGGATCTCGTGCCCTGTTTGCAAGTCAACTGTATTCTCACAGTAG
- the LOC101766942 gene encoding uncharacterized protein LOC101766942 isoform X1: MRIRDLYFPSLGMEVQVVDLSSDSEDEVSAHSPQHKRPARQAWTGADREGGGGGVDSLSRQEGAARSLRQPSDVAKKGKEKVGDGESAWAAGPPKLRGESLRDVRGVVGAGTDPWSELVSKRKAGDDGDVGAGCWGGWGDWGDQLRNSVTLLPQGSESKEYHNGSAAAGDRWKGILGARPADPSNTPGYPWDAGKRENGVGMFTEGSLANREVSACDDFIMEDSSSTWLSRIKGLNFPLPDEHQLRTRQIEDDEVFARKLQEQLNQEQPGSQHSESVDMTIAWTLHEQDAEHARFAAREGQSSSSQRDRSMAHLYSFGRHSPVQSSASWAPNRTPIPVSSRSLPRNTNCPQAAQRDMLISQLTRGCFREDMDLETRMAVLDSLAEAFDNCGDTFSPDSDDDDYENLIALDSSNYHRGASDDQINSLPLSLVEGDSCSDEPCPICLDCPAAGDCLRHLPCMHKFHKECIDRWLGMRISCPVCKSTVFSQ, from the exons ATGCGGATTCGGGATTTGTATTTTCCCTCGCTG GGGATGGAGGTGCAGGTGGTGGACTTGTCATCGGACTCCGAGGACGAGGTGTCGGCGCACTCGCCTCAGCACAAGCGTCCCGCGCGTCAGGCGTGGACAGGTGCTGATCGcgagggtggaggcggcggcgtggacaGCCTCTCCAGGCAAGAGGGTGCGGCGAGGTCGCTGCGTCAGCCCAGCGACGTGGCgaagaaagggaaggagaaggTTGGCGACGGGGAGAGCGCGTGGGCGGCGGGGCCTCCTAAGCTCCGTGGAGAATCGCTCCGTGATGTTCGTGGCGTCGTGGGAGCTGGGACGGATCCTTGGAGTGAACTGGTGAGCAAGCGCAAGGCTGGAGACGATGGAGATGTTGGAGCTGGGTGTTGGGGTGGTTGGGGTGATTGGGGTGATCAGCTTCGCAACTCGGTCACTTTGCTGCCACAAGGATCAGAGAGCAAGGAGTATCACAATGGTTCTGCTGCAGCAGGTGATCGCTGGAAGGGTATTCTTGGTGCAAGACCTGCTGATCCTTCCAACACACCGGGGTACCCGTGGGATGCTGGCAAGAGAGAAAATGGGGTTGGGATGTTCACTGAAGGCTCTCTAGCTAATCGTGAAGTTTCTGCATGTGATGATTTTATTATGGAAGATAGTAGCTCAACATGGCTTTCGAGGATCAAAGGGCTGAACTTTCCTCTTCCTGATGAGCATCAGTTGAGAACCAGGCAAATTGAGGATGATGAGGTGTTTGCCCGCAAGCTTCAGGAGCAGCTCAATCAGGAACAGCCAGGCTCTCAGCATTCTGAATCG GTTGATATGACAATAGCCTGGACATTACATGAGCAAGATGCTGAGCATGCCAGATTTGCTGCAAGAGAAGGGCAGTCTAGTTCT AGCCAGAGGGACAGATCAATGGCACACTTGTATTCATTTGGCCGGCACTCACCTGTTCAAAGTTCTGCTTCTTGGGCACCCAATCGTACTCCAATTCCAGTGTCAAGCAGAAGTTTGCCAAGAAACACTAACTGCCCGCAAGCGGCACAACGCGAT ATGCTTATCTCTCAGTTGACCAGGGGATGCTTCAGAGAAGACATGGATCTAGAAACG AGAATGGCTGTACTGGACTCACTTGCTGAAGCATTTGATAACTGTGGGGATACATTTTCTCCAGATTCTGATGA TGATGACTATGAGAACCTCATAGCACTTGATTCCAGCAACTATCACAGAGGTGCTTCTGATGATCAAATAAACAGCCTGCCACTGTCACTAGTTGAG GGTGATAGTTGCTCCGATGAACCCTGTCCTATATGCTTGGACTGTCCTGCTGCTGGTGACTGCCTCCGGCATCTGCCATGCATGCACAAGTTTCACAAAGAG TGCATCGACAGGTGGCTCGGGATGAGGATCTCGTGCCCTGTTTGCAAGTCAACTGTATTCTCACAGTAG